In the Mycolicibacterium thermoresistibile genome, one interval contains:
- a CDS encoding DUF2537 domain-containing protein: MESGDDEATPWALGLTVAAFVAAVIAAAVVVLGIGLSRIHPLLTIGLNLVAVGGLAPSVWEWRSRPVWRWFALGAGAGVATGWLALAAVLI, from the coding sequence GTGGAGTCCGGTGACGACGAGGCCACCCCGTGGGCGTTGGGGCTGACCGTCGCCGCATTCGTCGCGGCGGTGATCGCCGCCGCGGTCGTCGTGCTCGGGATCGGTTTGAGCCGGATCCATCCGCTGTTGACGATCGGACTGAACCTGGTCGCGGTGGGCGGGCTGGCACCCTCGGTGTGGGAATGGCGCAGTCGGCCGGTGTGGCGGTGGTTCGCGCTGGGCGCCGGGGCGGGGGTGGCCACCGGATGGTTGGCGTTGGCCGCCGTGCTGATCTGA
- a CDS encoding TrmH family RNA methyltransferase: MTDPADPRVDDFRDLNSVDRRPDLPGGKGLVIAEGVLVVQRMLASRFTPRAFLGTDRRLTELRADLAAVDAPFYRADAEVMAEVVGFHLNRGVLASAARPTELTVPQVLDGARTVAVLEGVNDHENLGSIFRNAAGLGVDAVIFGSGCADPLYRRAVRVSMGHALLVPYARARHWPADLRLLRDNGFQLLAMTPNPKAETLAAVMPRLAAQKVAVLVGAEGPGLAESTMRAADVRVRIPMSRGTDSLNVATAAALAFYERSRPSG; the protein is encoded by the coding sequence ATCACCGATCCGGCCGACCCGCGGGTCGACGACTTCCGCGACCTCAACAGTGTGGACCGGCGCCCGGATCTGCCCGGCGGCAAGGGGCTGGTGATCGCCGAGGGTGTGTTGGTGGTGCAGCGGATGCTGGCGTCGCGGTTCACGCCGCGTGCGTTTCTCGGCACGGATCGGCGGCTCACCGAGCTGCGTGCCGACCTCGCCGCCGTCGACGCCCCGTTCTACCGGGCCGACGCCGAGGTGATGGCCGAGGTGGTGGGATTCCACCTGAATCGCGGGGTGCTCGCCTCGGCGGCGCGGCCGACGGAACTCACGGTGCCGCAGGTGCTCGACGGGGCCCGCACCGTCGCGGTGCTCGAGGGCGTCAACGACCACGAGAACCTCGGCTCGATCTTTCGCAACGCCGCCGGCCTCGGGGTCGACGCGGTGATCTTCGGCAGCGGCTGCGCCGACCCGCTGTACCGGCGGGCGGTGCGGGTGTCGATGGGGCATGCGCTGCTGGTGCCGTACGCGCGGGCGCGTCACTGGCCGGCCGATCTGCGATTGCTGCGCGACAACGGTTTTCAGCTACTCGCGATGACGCCGAACCCGAAGGCGGAGACGCTGGCGGCGGTGATGCCGCGGCTGGCCGCGCAGAAGGTGGCTGTACTCGTCGGGGCCGAGGGACCCGGGCTGGCGGAGTCGACCATGCGGGCCGCCGATGTGCGGGTGCGCATCCCGATGTCGCGGGGCACCGATTCGCTCAACGTGGCCACCGCCGCCGCGCTGGCGTTCTACGAGCGGTCCAGGCCGAGCGGATAG
- a CDS encoding MarR family winged helix-turn-helix transcriptional regulator, whose product MDDSEARLASELSFAVVRLARQLRARGAESELSLAQLSALSTLVKEGAMTPGALAARERVRPPSMTRVVSSLLELGLVARDAHPVDGRQVLIAVSAAGRRLVEAHRSTSQEWLMKRLAGLDAAQRETLTQAAELMAVLVDESA is encoded by the coding sequence GTGGACGACTCGGAAGCCCGGCTGGCCAGCGAATTGTCTTTCGCTGTCGTGCGGTTGGCGCGCCAGCTGCGGGCCCGCGGGGCGGAGTCTGAGCTTTCGCTGGCGCAGTTGTCGGCCTTGTCGACGTTGGTCAAAGAGGGTGCGATGACGCCGGGTGCGCTGGCGGCGCGGGAGCGGGTCCGTCCGCCGTCGATGACGCGGGTGGTGTCGTCGTTGCTCGAACTCGGTCTGGTGGCCCGCGACGCACATCCGGTCGACGGCCGGCAGGTGCTGATCGCGGTGTCGGCCGCGGGCCGGCGCCTGGTCGAGGCGCACCGCAGCACCAGTCAGGAGTGGCTGATGAAGCGCCTGGCCGGGTTGGACGCGGCGCAACGGGAGACGTTGACGCAGGCCGCCGAACTGATGGCGGTGCTCGTCGACGAATCCGCTTGA
- a CDS encoding DUF2530 domain-containing protein translates to MATETPADTAPRPPAAPPLPRILLQPWPVITVITVGWLVAALLAFTVDSLHTWRPYTVAGLAVGALGTLIYVWQRHAVRRGARGAQDGLL, encoded by the coding sequence ATGGCCACCGAGACCCCCGCCGATACCGCACCCCGGCCCCCCGCGGCCCCTCCGCTGCCGCGGATCCTGCTGCAGCCGTGGCCGGTGATCACCGTGATCACGGTAGGTTGGCTCGTCGCGGCGCTGCTCGCCTTCACCGTGGACAGCCTGCACACCTGGCGCCCGTACACCGTCGCCGGGCTGGCGGTGGGGGCTCTTGGCACGCTGATCTATGTATGGCAACGTCACGCCGTACGCCGGGGCGCGCGCGGCGCCCAGGACGGACTGCTTTGA
- a CDS encoding SRPBCC family protein, which translates to MAAPLLQAEIEINAPVSRVWELVSDLSRMPQWSPQCRRMRVLGQLRPGARTINLNRRGLMVWPTTCTITEVIPEKKLAFRVNENNTVWSYELEPTESGGTRLIESRHAENGVKPISNFLVNRFMGGVPNFEQELLDGMNASLARIKAAAES; encoded by the coding sequence ATGGCGGCACCGCTGTTGCAGGCAGAGATCGAGATCAACGCACCGGTTTCCCGCGTGTGGGAGCTGGTCTCCGACCTGAGCCGGATGCCGCAGTGGAGTCCGCAGTGCCGGCGGATGCGGGTGCTCGGTCAGCTGCGGCCCGGCGCCCGCACCATCAACCTCAACCGCCGCGGGCTGATGGTGTGGCCCACCACATGCACCATCACCGAGGTGATCCCGGAGAAGAAGCTGGCGTTCCGGGTCAACGAGAACAACACGGTGTGGAGCTACGAACTGGAGCCCACCGAGTCGGGCGGCACCCGTCTCATCGAGAGCCGGCACGCCGAGAACGGGGTCAAGCCGATCTCGAACTTCCTGGTGAACCGGTTCATGGGCGGCGTCCCGAACTTCGAGCAGGAGTTGCTCGACGGGATGAACGCCTCACTGGCCCGGATCAAGGCCGCCGCCGAGAGCTGA
- a CDS encoding DUF3027 domain-containing protein: MDSVTETAGPDEAGPESAVPENPGAEVADPRVAELEELLLGAVEQARAAVVEFSGADTVGDYLGAALEDSTAATHRFLAKLPGYRGWQWAVVVAGYPGTDQATISEVVLVPGPTALVAPKWVPWQERIRPGDLGPGDLLAPAVDDPRLVPGHVATGDPAIDEVALELGLGRRWVLSEFGRAEAARRWHSGEYGPHSAMARATRRVCRDCGFYLPLAGVMGRMFGVCANEFSADGRVVDAEYGCGAHSDTPRPPGTGSPLYEPYDDGLIEITESVEQT, encoded by the coding sequence ATGGACAGCGTGACCGAAACGGCGGGGCCCGACGAGGCGGGGCCCGAATCGGCGGTGCCCGAGAACCCGGGCGCCGAGGTGGCGGACCCGCGAGTCGCCGAGCTCGAGGAGTTGTTGCTGGGCGCCGTCGAGCAAGCCCGCGCAGCGGTCGTCGAGTTCAGCGGTGCGGACACCGTGGGCGACTACCTCGGCGCCGCGCTGGAGGACTCCACCGCCGCCACCCACCGTTTCCTGGCGAAACTGCCCGGCTACCGCGGGTGGCAGTGGGCCGTGGTGGTCGCCGGATATCCGGGCACCGATCAGGCCACCATCAGCGAGGTGGTGCTGGTGCCCGGTCCGACGGCGCTGGTCGCGCCGAAGTGGGTGCCGTGGCAGGAACGGATCCGGCCGGGTGATCTGGGTCCGGGTGATCTGCTCGCCCCCGCGGTCGACGACCCTCGCCTGGTGCCCGGTCACGTCGCCACCGGCGATCCGGCGATCGACGAGGTCGCCCTCGAGCTCGGCCTCGGTCGGCGGTGGGTGCTCAGCGAGTTCGGGCGTGCCGAGGCCGCCCGACGCTGGCATTCCGGCGAGTACGGCCCGCATTCCGCGATGGCCCGGGCCACCCGCCGGGTCTGCCGGGACTGTGGTTTCTATCTGCCGCTGGCGGGGGTGATGGGCCGGATGTTCGGGGTGTGCGCCAACGAGTTCTCCGCCGACGGCCGGGTGGTGGACGCCGAGTACGGTTGCGGCGCCCACTCGGACACCCCACGCCCGCCGGGTACGGGTTCACCGTTGTACGAACCGTATGACGACGGTCTGATCGAGATCACCGAATCGGTGGAGCAGACCTGA